One stretch of Miscanthus floridulus cultivar M001 chromosome 18, ASM1932011v1, whole genome shotgun sequence DNA includes these proteins:
- the LOC136521207 gene encoding transcription factor TCP15-like encodes MDVTGDAGRGLRPNFPLQLLEKKEEQPCSTSPAAAVGAGANGSAGSGEMHMKKVAPPKRTSTKDRHTKVDGRGRRIRMPAICAARVFQLTRELGHKTDGETIEWLLQQAEPAVIAATGTGTIPANFTSLNISLRSSGSSFSIPAHLRAAGLPGPRFGGARGDPWERVVGLGFGGAEGPPSVTSSASSPLLLSFHSGGVGLDVSPSSSSAAASSDLSKKRRWEQEMQQQQQQYQQQMAGYTQSQMPGTVWMVPSSNAQAAAAAGGGGSNESIWTFPQPGSSGGGGGAATVYRGVPSGLHFMNFPAPMALLPGGQQLGLGGPVGGNENGSASASGGEGHMGILAALNAYRAHAVSDAAPAAQNGAGGGSGQHHQQHGGGGERQESMSPSDDS; translated from the coding sequence ATGGACGTCACCGGAGATGCCGGCAGAGGTCTCCGCCCCAACTTCCCTTTGCAGCTTctggagaagaaggaagaacagccTTGCTCCACGTCCCCAGCAGCTGCTGTGGGTGCTGGGGCTAATGGGTCGGCGGGGTCGGGAGAGATGCACATGAAGAAGGTGGCGCCGCCGAAGCGCACATCGACCAAGGACCGGCACACGAAGGTGGACGGGCGCGGGCGGCGCATCCGGATGCCGGCAATTTGCGCGGCTCGGGTGTTCCAGCTGACGAGGGAGCTGGGGCACAAGACGGACGGCGAGACAATCGAGTGGCTGCTGCAGCAGGCGGAGCCCGCGGTGATCGCGGCCACGGGCACCGGCACCATCCCCGCCAACTTCACCTCGCTCAACATCTCTCTCCGCTCCTCGGGCTCTTCCTTCTCCATCCCAGCGCACCTCCGTGCGGCCGGCTTGCCCGGCCCACGCTTCGGCGGCGCGCGGGGAGACCCGTGGGAGCGCGTCGTAGGCCTCGGGTTCGGCGGCGCCGAGGGTCCTCCATCCGTTACGTCCTCGGCGTCGTCTCCACTGCTGCTGAGCTTCCACTCCGGCGGCGTCGGTCTTGACGTGTCACCGTCGTCGTCATCTGCTGCCGCCAGCTCCGACCTGTCCAAGAAACGACGGTGGGAGCAAgaaatgcagcagcagcagcagcaatacCAGCAGCAGATGGCCGGGTACACGCAGAGCCAAATGCCAGGCACCGTGTGGATGGTGCCGAGCAGCAACGCCCAGGCCGCAGCAGCTGCTGGCGGAGGCGGCAGCAACGAGTCGATCTGGACGTTCCCACAACCAGGAAGCagcggaggcggcggtggcgcggcgaccgtGTACCGCGGCGTGCCGAGTGGGCTACATTTCATGAACTTCCCCGCGCCGATGGCGCTGCTCCCCGGCGGGCAGCAGCTCGGGCTCGGCGGCCCCGTGGGCGGCAACGAAAATGGCAGCGCCAGCGCCAGCGGAGGCGAAGGCCACATGGGGATCCTCGCCGCGCTCAACGCGTACCGGGCACATGCCGTCTCGGACGCTGCGCCGGCGGCGCAGAACGGAGCGGGAGGCGGCTCTGGTCAGCACCATCAGcagcatggcggcggcggcgagcgacaGGAGAGCATGAGCCCCAGCGACGACTCGTAG